TGCTTTACTTTGATACGGTTGATGGTGAAAGTATTTTAGGGTATCAATTATTTCCAGTTTATATGTGTGTTCAATTGCATATGATGATATCTCTCACGAAGTTGAATTGTTTACCTTTTGATCAGGTAAGCTGAGGGAAATTGGAAATTGCAATTCTGGTCAATTTGGAATGAGCGCTGACAATTTCAAAGCTGTGAAAGATCCAAACACTGGTTCATATTCTATTCCATTTCAGTGCTAATATCTTTTACAAACTTCACATATATTCTTTAGTTTCTGGAGCTATGGATCAAATGGACTGAAATCTTAAAGAGGATGAAGCACGTTTCCTCACAGTGTTGATCTCAGTCGTATGATTATGTTTTTACATATAActtgagaaaaagaaattgatGTGGTTTTTTGCCATAATATGTTATAAACAGACTTAAAGTTTCANNNNNNNNNNNNNNNNNNNNNNNNNNNNNNNNNNNNNNNNNNNNNNNNNNNNNNNNNNNNNNNNNNNNNNNNNNNNNNNNNNNNNNNNNNNNNNNNNNNNNNNNNNNNNNNNNNNNNNNNNNNNNNNNNNNNNNNNNNNNNNNNNNNNNNNNNNNNNNNNNNNNNNNNNNNNNNNNNNNNNNNNNNNNNNNNNNNNNNNNNNNNNNNNNNNNNNNNNNNNNNNNNNNNNNNNNNNNNNNNNNNNNNNNNNNNNNNNNNNNNNNNNNNNNNNNNNNNNNNNNNNNNNNNNNNNNNNNNNNNNNNNNNNNNNNNNNNNNNNNNNNNNNNNNNNNNNNNNNNNNNNNNNNNNNNNNNNNNNNNNNNNNNNNNNNNNNNNNNNNNNNNNNNNNNNNNNNNNNNNNNNNNNNNNNNNNNNNNNNNNNNNNNNNNNNNNNNNNNNNNNNNNNNNNNNNNNNNNNNNNNNNNNNNNNNNNNNNNNNNNNNNNNNNNNNNNNNNNNNNNNNNNNNNNNNNNNNNNNNNNNNNNNNNNNNNNNNNNNNNNNNNNNNNNNNNNNNNNNNNNNNNNNNNNNNNNNNNNNNNNNNNNNNNNNNNNNNNNNNNNNNNNNNNNNNNNNNNNNNNNNNNNNNNNNNNNNNNNNNNNNNNNNNNNNNNNNNNNNNNNNNNNNNNNNNNNNNNNNNNNNNNNNNNNNNNNNNNNNNNNNNNNNNNNNNNNNNNNNNNNNNNNNNNNNNNNNNNNNNNNNNNNNNNNNNNNNNNNNNNNNNNNNNNNNNNNNNNNNNNNNNNNNNNNNNNNNNNNNNNNNNNNNNNNNNNNNNNNNNNNNNNNNNNNNNNNNNNNNNNNNNNNNNNNNNNNNNNNNNNNNNNNNNNNNNNNNNNNNNNNNNNNNNNNNNNNNNNNNNNNNNNNNNNNNNNNNNNNNNNNNNNNNNNNNNNNNNNNNNNNNNNNNNNNNNNNNNNNNNNNNNNNNNNNNNNNNNNNNNNNNNNNNNNNNNNNNNNNNNNaaatgcataaggaaattacaccataactagcctagatgtagtaattaatgatccaaatatagcacttgcatgagtagttggggataccataacctaaggagctttcatttgtcattttgtataatttcagtaggataaatttgttataattcattgatagtctaaataatagagaagctttagtaataccggtaattgttcactcttccttgtgggatcgacccgatatataccctaaactactagttgatctgtatacttgcagtgaacgggtgtaattcggtattttttagcttgcacgtatgtaaaatacccgtcaagtttttggcgccgttgccggggaagatttggcaatatcggtgtgaagagcaactttattagtttagacataatattagttatattgtgaatgttattttctgttattttagtattttatatgtgtatgtgttttatcacctagtcttcttactaattttgctcttaagttgtttaaaagcaattttaggtaatgaggagggtaggtcaatttggaggacaatgcttgagaaatgcaagattggcaatggatggttatgaagtgcaaagctccttcaacagaggtaaccaagaatttactgaatgtatgtcttttgaagatggtttaaggtgcttaaaggcaaaatttgatgtaattaagttacaagttcaaatggacaccaggatgcatgaaattgagcagaggaggaatgttaatgtttttaattcttatcatgtgatttgtgacttgtgtggaggttatcatgctactaatacatgtatgcaagcacaaaatgtggattattatgataaattagagcattacaatccttgttttgatcaatatagtgctaattggagcaattctcctgcttatggttggaataatcaatgtacttatagtgataattcatatttttatgatcaccaacctgaaagtgtccaatatgaatcaaaatcatcttgggagttggcaatagaaagagtagctaatgattctaagccatcttgggagttagctttagaaaagctagcaaatgcaacttccgatcgttttgataggattgaagaaagaatagatgaattagcttctcactttggtcgaatacatgagcaattgagtgcattgtgtgaagttatttcttctaataatttgcaaaatgattcTAGCATGAATcgtggaaatgttgtatgtgaaaatggattgcatttggatgaaaatgatgaatctcaattgtgtttcaatgagcaaatgtccatttcacatgataatatctttggaactaactttgagcctcaagagctgagttttaatgactcatttttcacccctcttgaggagtgcagcgaaagtataggttctaaaggtattcctgcccaagatactctcataacatttcctttggtaagttctcaagtggtgcatgttcaaggtaatatctatgaaacacttggaatatgtaaatcacttccatttctcacatcattagatcatgtggcttttgctataaagtcaccttttaatgatccaccacgacctaaaatggtggattattcgttaactaaacctccttgaaaaatgaggtgatatagtcaagctaatgactataaacaagcgctagttgggaggcaacccaacgaattttttttagtaagtttaagtgtttaattagtgtttttgtgtgttttaaaGGTGGCAATGGCAATGGTTTATGCAATGTGTTTCAAGTGCAGAAGAACTTATAAGGaagcaaaaagggagttttcttgttcatttgATCCAATTCATGCATTTGAAGTGCTTAATTCTAAAGTTATATTGATGCATGATTTCATGTTTCAAGGAGCAATTGGTTGAGAAAGcacaaattttatgtttaaggtgagtaataaaaaaaaaacttttgaaaatggaaagtggaaggaaaaactgcagaaataaaaaatttctgcagcaaatccggcctcaaatccggccataaactggccggattcatgGCCGGATTATCAGGggaagaaaaaatcaaattttcgGAGCTACTGCCTCATATCCGGCCGTTAATCCGgcaggaaatccggccagtttctggccggatatgcagagttaaaaaaaaaaaaaaaaaaaaaaaaaaacaatccgGCCAAATTTAGGCCGGATTAAAGGCCGGATTGAGAGGAAAaatcgaaagaaaaaaaaaaaaaaaatttgtggcTACTGGCCAGTATCCGGCCGATAATCCGGCCGAATATCCGTCcggaaactggccggattgtggccGGTTTTGCGCACTAAAGGGAATCCGCGCGCGGATTCCctcatttcttttcttcctcctttcttcaacctccacacacactcacacctaAAACACACACTACTTCTAAAACCCATCTTTTAACCATCCAATCTCCAAACTAAATACACCAAAACATTCCCCTCTCCCTTGTTAGTTGATTTCATAGCTTAAACCccttcaaaaacaagtttttatTTGGGTTTTAGCTTGAGAAGAACAagggttttcaatttttgaactcTTCAATTGAGGCCGAATTGGAGTGAAATTTTTGGGGGTTTCTTCACCATTTGCATCATTAATCATCTACCAACAAGTTTGAGgtaacaaatcttcaccaaatgttgtcatttgaattttgccaattttcactttttcctatttttgggcaatttcgaattttttttcattttgtgaagtttgatgCTTTTTATGATGTTATTGAGcttattgatgattattggtgatgtttaacTCATGGCTTTgagattatttggtgaatttagCAATTTTAAGCTAATCTCGAGGATTACTTTGATTTGATCAATATTAGCTAAATTTTTGGGGCAATTGGATTGAAGAAAATTGTATGAGAGTAATGGATTGGTCTAGGATATTTACATGCTAAATTTAGGCTTAATTAGCTTATCCTTTGATTTTTGGCATGTTTATTCTAGAAAATTTGATTAAAGTTGAATTAATGACCTTTTTAAGTCTAAACTCATGGTTAAGGTGCTTTCTAGCATTTCATTATGCTTATTTAGGTCATTAAGTTGGGAGTAAGTGGTGtgattgtttaattgctttctctACCTATTTGGACATTTTATGCTTAAGtgttttatttggaaaaaaatgaaagaagcaTTTGTTGTTGATAATCAATTGTAAAGTCTTGCTTGTGAAGTTAATTGCTAATTATTATGTGAGTAAGTTGATAAGATTGGCTAATTAAAGATAAAGAGGTAAAAGTGAATGAGTTTTCATTATCTTTACTTAGCAATGTACCTATTAAATGAAGTTAacatttaataattttaattaggtACAATGGCTCGCACTAAGAAAGGTGCAGTGAAATCTCCTCCTCCTAACAAGAGAGGAGAAGCTTCGACGTCTAGACAACCGCgcttgaaaagaaaagcaagtagACGTCTACAGCTTGAGGACGAGCCATCATCTGGAGAGGATACTCAacaacaagaggaacaagaTGCACAAGGGGACCAAGAGGAGGAAGTCCCTTATGATAAGTCGCGCTTCACCTCCGCCGAAAATGAAGCTTGGTACAATGCTAGGAGGGGAGCTAAGGTATTGGTGGAAAAGGATGTCACCTCGGATGCCGAGGAGGTCTACCATCTCAAGGCCTCCTTTGCCAAATTGGGATGGGAAAATTTCTTTAACATCCCAAACTTCTATTATGAGGAGCTTGTCCGAGAATTCTATGCAAATGTGGAGGACAAGAAGGTTTTTCACTACGACACGGAGGTGATTACTAGTACAGTGCGAGGGAGAAAAGTTCGAGTCCATAGAGCTGATTTGGAGCGCTATCTTCATGTTTCGGATGTGGGGCGCAAGGTAGATTTGAAGAAAGCCTTCAAACCCAATGATTTGGACTCTTGGAACATGCTAGAGGCACTTGTACGTTTGGGGGTTGAGTACAAGGCTACTCGAACGACGGGGCGATATTCGGTATTGACTTCATCATTTCCGGAGTCGCAACGTCTCCTTATTTACCTATTTGCCGCCAATATCATTCCGAGGGCAAGTGGAACCAATGAGGCGCGCACAAGTGACATCTATTTCTTGGATAAAATGAAGCATGGCTTAGGAAACATCCAAGGCATTCCATTGGGAAGCATTATCACCAACCACATGTGGGCTGTGGTTCGCAGTAACGACATCAAACATGCTTTCTCGTATCCTCGGTTCTTGACCTTCGAGTTTCAAAGGGTTGGAGTGGATTTTTCTAACGCTTTCCCTACAGGTCTCAAGAAGAAGGACGTCTTTACATTGGATTTTTGCAGGTTCATTTTGAAGAGTAAAGACGGCGGTGGTCCTTCAACTCAAGGAGGTGCTCAAGGGGACATTAGGCAAGAGGAGGAAGTTGAAATTGAACGAATTGAAGGGGCTCAAGGGGTTGAGACAACTACCCCGCCGGTCTCAAATGAACCGTCTTCCTCACGGCCTCCAACCTCACCTCAAGACACTCGGTCGTTTTTCAAGAAGATAATGGACAAGCTGCTTTGTGTCGAGGCTGAGGTAAAGAAAAGCCGCCAAGAGAATAAGCAGAATTCCGAGCGTCTTCGTCGCATCGAGACCAAGCTGGGTATTGAAGCTCCTCCGACTCCACCATCTTCACCTGACCAAGCGACTACTTGAGGGAGTGCTCGTCACCTAGTGACATTGccactagtttttcttttctattccgTAGTGCTTGTGATGTTtaatttttagtgatttttcttatttcttttgtgTGAACTAATTCAAGTGATCTTCATCTCTGTTGTGGTTTTAAGGATTTCGGACTACTTAAgattggaaattcatcacttggacatggattcggattgcgcaagttcaattgagcagtattttcttttactctttatttattttccttttctcacattgaggacaatgtgaagtttaagtgtgggggaggaaatatttgaacttgcaaatactttctatgtgatgatattttgtggatttaaatgcttagaaatgttagaattgtgtttgaattatttgccatgtggataatttgattgaaattgggtttgttggcagggagttttcttccatttatatggggaaactccgtcaaaatttttctaacatcttgtccaatatttcactatggcccaaaagttcttcaattttttcatttttatttcaaaaagggccaaagtattccaaccttaagtgtttaattcttccaattgttgaaactttatatgtattttggaaagtttagtcctcatttaacttgaaaatggttattatgcaattaggatttttgcattttagaaagtatatttggtaaagtgaggaaaattatgcctataattttatatgtttaatgaaatttcttctctttacttaattttataagtaagtgattgatatagttgataaaaggttatactcctcctttgattgttcttatatattttctaagagggaatatctatttattgtcctttatttttgaagaaaaaaagtagaaaagaaaaaaagaaaagtaaaaaaaaaaaagagaaaagaaaagaaagtaaataaaaattgttctactccaatgattctcgtaccaagtaaccgggggttggtatctacaaatgtcgacattcgcgtaaaaaggtacttgaattaagagtatgcatagcaacttgaataagtgaaatgttgagtaaccggggatcttcacctaaaagtgtcgattttcgcgtaaaaagacattctcactatttaagtaaaaccagtatgaataaatccctcttagttgtaaaattttgagaaaaagatgattataggaggaggaaggctataaatcgactatgtgatttgcttatttgtgaaattaggttagggtaagagattacgtttaacttgttgaattaaGGTAtacttatctttcctttacttgatattatgagtatttaatgtaatttgaataattgtataatgattatttttcaggtcatgaggaattaaatttgacaaaagtgcatatattgtttcacctcttaaatcattgtagttgattatgtgtggattgcttgaggacaagcaatgatttaagtgtaggggagtttgataagtgactaatttacgtaataattgtatgatattttatattatttttagtcactttgggtatattattggaagaaaatgatttattttggctataattggtataaaatgcttttgttcaattaaatgaggtttttatcactttttacttggattttgtgtattttgacagttttgacacattttcgtatttcggctataacttgagctacaatgatcggattgagatgattcttgaacctatttgaagataagagatatatctacaactttggtgaagacatctaaatccagtttaaaggttttctaggtcaaaatgccgaattacaatagcaaatttctactggtcgaaactggaacagggcaatgagcaggtaagggtattccggtcatttctcagcctacacagatccaaatgaggtgattcttgatgcataggaaagctaactcaaagggctacaagtttcatgttttggtaaagagctaaatcagcttttatcatcaagaaaagttcagtggaagttgatgcaaaatcggagcagagctggaaattgaaccagaagtgaccaaatggtcactgtagcaatccggccggaatttggccggatttgtggccggattcctggccggattgtggtcagaaaaggctgctttgtacgcgtaaaactcaatttcacctccaccaactcacatgcgttgctagacatgtgagaaacatctccagctgtaaaaggaaggtggaggcctcatttcttgaccatctttcatcataaaatagccaagattgcaagattgaagagagattggagttcatagcaggaaaatagagagtgagctacgggagaaagcttgaagttgcagaaatgtagctctttcatctctctagcgttagtttagcttagtatagtgTAGTATAGTCtgtccattcttgtttattatctagattaggatgaagatggaggatgaagaaggcaaggaagaaagctcatgtgacaagggttgtattccttccaaa
Above is a genomic segment from Coffea eugenioides isolate CCC68of chromosome 5, Ceug_1.0, whole genome shotgun sequence containing:
- the LOC113771444 gene encoding uncharacterized protein LOC113771444, producing the protein MARTKKGAVKSPPPNKRGEASTSRQPRLKRKASRRLQLEDEPSSGEDTQQQEEQDAQGDQEEEVPYDKSRFTSAENEAWYNARRGAKVLVEKDVTSDAEEVYHLKASFAKLGWENFFNIPNFYYEELVREFYANVEDKKVFHYDTEVITSTVRGRKVRVHRADLERYLHVSDVGRKVDLKKAFKPNDLDSWNMLEALVRLGVEYKATRTTGRYSVLTSSFPESQRLLIYLFAANIIPRASGTNEARTSDIYFLDKMKHGLGNIQGIPLGSIITNHMWAVVRSNDIKHAFSYPRFLTFEFQRVGVDFSNAFPTGLKKKDVFTLDFCRFILKSKDGGGPSTQGGAQGDIRQEEEVEIERIEGAQGVETTTPPVSNEPSSSRPPTSPQDTRSFFKKIMDKLLCVEAEVKKSRQENKQNSERLRRIETKLGIEAPPTPPSSPDQATT